The Cucurbita pepo subsp. pepo cultivar mu-cu-16 chromosome LG05, ASM280686v2, whole genome shotgun sequence nucleotide sequence tACTGTATTTTTCTCGTATGACTCCGAAAAGACAATGATCCCATCTTCCTCAAGTTTCTCTCGAGTTTCTTACAGATATTAGAACAGTTGATCCATGTAAGAAACATGGcaataatcaataatattGATCTGAAATAGAACATGATCTCTACAGAAAATGTATCATAAACTCAAACTATTAATATACATGGAGCCAAAAGCAATCTAAAACCCGAGAGACCAAAAAGTGAAGTGTAAAAGTGTAACTATGTACACAAAACAAAAGTGATTAGTTCCCACAGTCCCATCTTGAGGTCGGCACACAGCTCAAGTAATGGCACCAGCTGCAGTGCTTGTTGCCGTTCTCCCCCCTGAATAGCATCACCAGCCCAACAGTAAAACTGCAACAAATAATGAACTGAATTAGCTTACTTGATTCAAATATGATCAAATTTGTTGGAAGTGAAAAGAACTACTACTACATGAAAAGTAAGGTTTTGAGCTTTACCCAGCAACTAGTAGAATTGCAGCAACAATCCAGAGAATATACTGGTAAATTTTATACTTGGGCACACGTTGAGCACTGGGTGGCAGATGATGGCGTTCAATCCATTTAAACTGGGGACGAATGAGCAACACAAACCCGAGAAGGAATCCTGTTAAGAATCCTCCAATGTGCGCGAAGTTGTCTACATGAGGTAGAATTCCAACTGCCAAGTTAATTGCTACGATAACGATGAGGGTAAAGAGTGCAGCAGCCTACAGAAACACAATTAGTTTATTTAGCTATGGAACTCAAACTCACCATGGTGAAAGTAAATAGATAAAACTATGACAAACACAAATACTCAGTTGAAGTCGATGAGTAGTAGCTAACCTTGTTGGTGTAAATCGTCCAGTTTGTCAAGAGCTCAGATAGCATAGCGCCGAGAAGTCCAAAGAGGGCACCAGAAGCACCAACCGAAATATTGTTTTGGATGAACAGGGAAGACATTACGCTACCACCAACTCCAGCCACGAGATATATTATTCCGATGCGCActgcaaaaacaaatataagaCGTTCAGACAGGAAAGGGCTTGACGGGCAGATAACTACACAACTGCAGACTCATTTGTACTTGATTCCCTCACAAAACTTTGTGTTAGTAAACAATTTGAGGCTAACTAATGGTACTTAAAGTTAAAGATGGCATCGTAAGGGGATAATGGAAGTCGGCATCACCCAACAAAAAGATTCGAAACTCAGCTGAAAATTATCCTACACAATCAGAAAAGCTGATACCCACAACGCTCACTTTATTTGATCATAGAAATGTTTCTAACTAGCTacaaatgtttaaaataagacataaaagaaaagggacaTACCAAATCCAAATTGCTGCTCAAGGCGGATCCCAATCACAACCAAACTCAACATATTTGCAAGAAGATGAATGATACCAGCGTGCAACCAAATACAGGAGAGGAGTCTCCATCCTTGATGCTCATGGACGACCTTATCCCATTTCAAAGCTCCCAATTTCACCAATCTGCACACCAAGATGTTTCAGGCAAATAGATTCAATTAAGAGGAATGGAGGATAAACGAAGAAGCATATAAACACAA carries:
- the LOC111795242 gene encoding RHOMBOID-like protein 2, translated to MSNQDLERGAAKNPPNSNPTGNYSAPPYHVETSEKQWTPWLVPMFVVANIAMFIVVMYVNNCPKTNLGFGDKCVAGFLGRFSFQPLKENPLLGPSSNTLVKLGALKWDKVVHEHQGWRLLSCIWLHAGIIHLLANMLSLVVIGIRLEQQFGFVRIGIIYLVAGVGGSVMSSLFIQNNISVGASGALFGLLGAMLSELLTNWTIYTNKAAALFTLIVIVAINLAVGILPHVDNFAHIGGFLTGFLLGFVLLIRPQFKWIERHHLPPSAQRVPKYKIYQYILWIVAAILLVAGFTVGLVMLFRGENGNKHCSWCHYLSCVPTSRWDCGN